One Vespa crabro chromosome 1, iyVesCrab1.2, whole genome shotgun sequence genomic region harbors:
- the LOC124424008 gene encoding asparagine--tRNA ligase, cytoplasmic isoform X1, producing the protein MPDKTLPKLSNLTLGEIYTSEKNGSDENGDGTEQNPFKTILQAMRHAGKEPFPLIYQDSRDSEKRYEPASKSQLKKIQKIWTREQYKNEEKQAKLQEDEEKRLKNLQEAKEIVIEEDKSFPDATRIKINKALDYRDKRIKIFGWIHRLRRQGKALMFITLRDGTGFLQCVLNDKLCQTYDALTLSTEASVELFGTLKCVPEGKSAPGGHELCVDYWKLIGEAPPGGADSILNEEALPDVQLDNRHIMIRGENTARVLMMRSVLMQAFRDHYKARGYYEVTPPTLVQTQVEGGSTLFKLDYFGEEAYLTQSSQLYLETCIPAMGDVYCIAQSYRAEQSKTRRHLAEYTHVEAECPFITFDDLLDRVEDLICDVVERVLQSPLGYLVKELNPEFKTPKKPFKRMNYSDAIEFLKVNNITKEDGTFYEFGEDIPEMPERKMTDMINEPIMLCRFPMEIKSFYMQRCPEDKQLTESVDVLLPSVGEIVGGSMRIWDYKELMEGYTRANINPSPYYWYTDQRKYGSCPHGGYGLGLERFLCWLLNRYHIREVCLYPRFLERCRP; encoded by the exons atgcCCGATAAAACATTGCCGAAATTGTCGAACTTAACTTTAG GTGAAATTTATACATCGGAAAAAAATGGTAGTGATGAAAATGGAGATGGCACAGAACAAAATCCTTTTAAGACGATTTTACAAGCAATGAGACATGCTGGTAAAGAGCCTTTCCCATTGATCTACCAAGATTCACGAGATAGTGAAAAGAGATATGAACCAGCTAGTAAATctcaattaaagaaaattcagAAGATTTGGACAAGAGAGCAATATAAGAATGAGGAAAAGCAAGCAAAACTacaagaagatgaagaaaaaagattaaaaaatttacagGAAGCTAAAGAAATTGTCATTGAAGAAGATAAGAGTTTCCCAGATGCaacaagaattaaaataaataaagcttTAGATTATAGAgacaaaagaattaaaatatttggatGGATACATAGATTGAGACGCCAAg GAAAAGCTCTTATGTTCATTACACTAAGAGATGGAACAGGTTTCTTACAATGCGTATTAAATGATAAACTGTGTCAAACTTATGATGCATTAACACTTTCTACTGAAGCTTCAGTAGAATTATTTGGAACTTTAAAATGTGTTCCTGAAGGAAAAAGT GCACCTGGTGGACATGAATTGTGCGTTGATTATTGGAAATTGATTGGAGAAGCTCCACCTGGAGGTGCTGATTCCATTTTAAATGAAGAAGCTCTTCCTGATGTACAATTAGATAATAGACATATCATGATTCGCGGTGAAAAT aCAGCACGTGTTCTAATGATGAGATCTGTATTAATGCAAGCTTTTAGAGATCACTATAAAGCAAGAGGTTATTATGAAGTAACGCCTCCTACATTGGTACAAACTCAAGTAGAAGGTGGTTCaactttatttaaattagaCTATTTTGG agaAGAAGCATATTTAACTCAAAGTTCTCAACTTTATCTTGAAACATGTATTCCAGCAATGGGAGATGTTTATTGTATTGCTCAGTCATACAGAGCAGAACAATCAAAGACAAGAAGACATCTTGCTga GTATACACATGTTGAAGCCGAATGTCCTTTTATAACATTCGATGACCTGCTCGATCGAGTAGAAGATTTGATCTGTGATGTAGTGGAGCGTGTATTACAATCTCCCCTTGGTTATCTGGTTAAAGAATTAAATCCAGAATTTAAAACGCCTAAAAAACCATTTAAGCGAATGAACTATAGCGATgctattgaatttttaaaagttaataatataacaaaagaagaTGGAACTTTTTACGAATTTGgagaa GATATCCCAGAAATGCCAGAAAGGAAAATGACAGACATGATTAATGAGCCTATTATGCTTTGCCGCTTTCCTATGGAAATTAAATCTTTCTATATGCAACGTTGTCCAGAAGACAAGCAACTTACAGAGTCTGTAGATGTTCTTTTACCAAGTGTAGGTGAAATAGTCGGTGGTTCAATGCGTATTTGGGACTATAAAGAATTGATGGAAGGATATACTCGGGCTAATATAAATCCTTCACCATACTATTGGTATACGGATCAG AGAAAATATGGTTCATGTCCACATGGAGGATATGGGTTAGGTCTGGAACGATTTCTTTGTTGGCTACTAAATAGGTATCATATTCGGGAAGTGTGCTTATATCCACGCTTTTTGGAACGTTGTCGTCCTTAA
- the LOC124424008 gene encoding asparagine--tRNA ligase, cytoplasmic isoform X2, producing MRHAGKEPFPLIYQDSRDSEKRYEPASKSQLKKIQKIWTREQYKNEEKQAKLQEDEEKRLKNLQEAKEIVIEEDKSFPDATRIKINKALDYRDKRIKIFGWIHRLRRQGKALMFITLRDGTGFLQCVLNDKLCQTYDALTLSTEASVELFGTLKCVPEGKSAPGGHELCVDYWKLIGEAPPGGADSILNEEALPDVQLDNRHIMIRGENTARVLMMRSVLMQAFRDHYKARGYYEVTPPTLVQTQVEGGSTLFKLDYFGEEAYLTQSSQLYLETCIPAMGDVYCIAQSYRAEQSKTRRHLAEYTHVEAECPFITFDDLLDRVEDLICDVVERVLQSPLGYLVKELNPEFKTPKKPFKRMNYSDAIEFLKVNNITKEDGTFYEFGEDIPEMPERKMTDMINEPIMLCRFPMEIKSFYMQRCPEDKQLTESVDVLLPSVGEIVGGSMRIWDYKELMEGYTRANINPSPYYWYTDQRKYGSCPHGGYGLGLERFLCWLLNRYHIREVCLYPRFLERCRP from the exons ATGAGACATGCTGGTAAAGAGCCTTTCCCATTGATCTACCAAGATTCACGAGATAGTGAAAAGAGATATGAACCAGCTAGTAAATctcaattaaagaaaattcagAAGATTTGGACAAGAGAGCAATATAAGAATGAGGAAAAGCAAGCAAAACTacaagaagatgaagaaaaaagattaaaaaatttacagGAAGCTAAAGAAATTGTCATTGAAGAAGATAAGAGTTTCCCAGATGCaacaagaattaaaataaataaagcttTAGATTATAGAgacaaaagaattaaaatatttggatGGATACATAGATTGAGACGCCAAg GAAAAGCTCTTATGTTCATTACACTAAGAGATGGAACAGGTTTCTTACAATGCGTATTAAATGATAAACTGTGTCAAACTTATGATGCATTAACACTTTCTACTGAAGCTTCAGTAGAATTATTTGGAACTTTAAAATGTGTTCCTGAAGGAAAAAGT GCACCTGGTGGACATGAATTGTGCGTTGATTATTGGAAATTGATTGGAGAAGCTCCACCTGGAGGTGCTGATTCCATTTTAAATGAAGAAGCTCTTCCTGATGTACAATTAGATAATAGACATATCATGATTCGCGGTGAAAAT aCAGCACGTGTTCTAATGATGAGATCTGTATTAATGCAAGCTTTTAGAGATCACTATAAAGCAAGAGGTTATTATGAAGTAACGCCTCCTACATTGGTACAAACTCAAGTAGAAGGTGGTTCaactttatttaaattagaCTATTTTGG agaAGAAGCATATTTAACTCAAAGTTCTCAACTTTATCTTGAAACATGTATTCCAGCAATGGGAGATGTTTATTGTATTGCTCAGTCATACAGAGCAGAACAATCAAAGACAAGAAGACATCTTGCTga GTATACACATGTTGAAGCCGAATGTCCTTTTATAACATTCGATGACCTGCTCGATCGAGTAGAAGATTTGATCTGTGATGTAGTGGAGCGTGTATTACAATCTCCCCTTGGTTATCTGGTTAAAGAATTAAATCCAGAATTTAAAACGCCTAAAAAACCATTTAAGCGAATGAACTATAGCGATgctattgaatttttaaaagttaataatataacaaaagaagaTGGAACTTTTTACGAATTTGgagaa GATATCCCAGAAATGCCAGAAAGGAAAATGACAGACATGATTAATGAGCCTATTATGCTTTGCCGCTTTCCTATGGAAATTAAATCTTTCTATATGCAACGTTGTCCAGAAGACAAGCAACTTACAGAGTCTGTAGATGTTCTTTTACCAAGTGTAGGTGAAATAGTCGGTGGTTCAATGCGTATTTGGGACTATAAAGAATTGATGGAAGGATATACTCGGGCTAATATAAATCCTTCACCATACTATTGGTATACGGATCAG AGAAAATATGGTTCATGTCCACATGGAGGATATGGGTTAGGTCTGGAACGATTTCTTTGTTGGCTACTAAATAGGTATCATATTCGGGAAGTGTGCTTATATCCACGCTTTTTGGAACGTTGTCGTCCTTAA
- the LOC124422685 gene encoding vacuolar fusion protein CCZ1 homolog isoform X1: MTSKPEITLEHFYIFNGTYAKKEGEEEKKILYYYPEKELDVQIKNIGLSEAIIKFTESFNPGQPCDYCHTHKTRQIYYQPEPDFWMVMIVGIPYVCREKDGNKYMEYQNDEVSSSVCQAILKQTYVMFRLFMGSFETIINDPDCGSITLLKHKLEHFFSRYLLSLKLNNSDILDVFQGLQFLPLDKITFLQVQCFMNLVEAMFSQVKYTAFLYNDQVVWSGLEPEDMQVVYNYLVSTLLPAHLEKELHGGSMPRNSPSPFTSSHYGKFIIGPSSINEPSLIGKSPTVFINYSTKPVSLYLVVYRALSATICLFVDSKTNLLIDFFKSLDSFLGPQLTTLVSCVAEQCAKHVIVTPESSTKYLYFNKLNLAYKSTIHLDNRRCSNVLTTPEVLRIITDIYNDTNRLKEAGEIIIKTISDYWVIGKLSNLREFFVVIQQKSASILEIDDEVKRLCDKQLKSIFFH, from the exons ATGACATCAAAACCTGAAATTACTTTGGAGCACTTTTATATCTTCAATGGCACATATGCAAAAAAAGAAGGCGAA gaggagaaaaaaatactttattattacccagaaaaagaattagatgtacaaattaaaaatataggtCTTAGTGAAGCAATTATTAAATTCACAGA atCTTTTAATCCTGGACAACCTTGTGATTATTGTCATACACATAAAACTcgtcaaatttattatcaaccAGAACCAGATTTTTGGATGGTAATG ATTGTTGGTATACCATACGTCTGTAGAGAAAAGGATGGTAACAAATATATGGAATATCAAAATGATGAAGTCTCGAGTAGTGTTTGTCAAGCTATATTAAAACAAACTTATGTTATGTTTCGATTATTTATGGGTTCCTTTGAAACGATAATCAATGATCCTGATTGTGGTTCCATAACTCTATTAAAACATAAACTTGAGCATTTCTTTTCAAGA TACCTgctatcattaaaattaaataacagtGATATTTTGGATGTTTTTCAAGGTTTGCAATTCTTACCTCTTGACAAAATCACATTTTTACAAGTACAATGCTTTATGAATCTTGTAGAAGCAATGTTTTCTCAAGTCAAATATACAGCATTTCTTTACAATGATCAGGTTGTATG gaGTGGATTAGAACCAGAAGATATGCAAgtagtatataattatttagtaAGCACATTATTACCAGCTCATcttgaaaaagaattacaCGGAGGATCAATGCCTCGAAATTCTCCATCACCATTCACAAGTTCCCATTATGGAAA GTTTATTATTGGACCTTCCAGTATCAATGAACCAAGTTTAATAGGAAAATCTCCCAcagttttcattaattattcaacCAAACCTGTATCTTTATATTTAGTTGTGTATCGTGCGTTAAGTGCTACAATATGTCTCTTTGTTGACA GTAAAACAAATCTGTTAATAGACTTTTTTAAGAGTTTAGATAGTTTTCTTGGCCCACAATTAACTACATTAGTTAGTTGTGTGGCTGAACAATGTGCAAAACATGTTATAGTGACACCAGAATCatctacaaaatatttatattttaataaacttaatCTTGCTTACAAAAGTACAATACATTTAGATAATAGAAGGTGTTCTAATGTGTTAACTACTCCTGAAGTATTAAGAATCATTACtgatatatataacgatactaatag ATTAAAAGAAGCTGGTGAGATCATTATTAAAACTATAAGTGATTATTGGGTTATTggaaaattatcgaatttgAGAGAATTTTTTGTTGTAATACAGCAAAAGAGTGCCAGTATTCTAGAGATCGATG ATGAAGTAAAAAGACTTTGTGACaaacaattaaaaagtatatttttccACTGA
- the LOC124422685 gene encoding vacuolar fusion protein CCZ1 homolog isoform X2, whose product MVMIVGIPYVCREKDGNKYMEYQNDEVSSSVCQAILKQTYVMFRLFMGSFETIINDPDCGSITLLKHKLEHFFSRYLLSLKLNNSDILDVFQGLQFLPLDKITFLQVQCFMNLVEAMFSQVKYTAFLYNDQVVWSGLEPEDMQVVYNYLVSTLLPAHLEKELHGGSMPRNSPSPFTSSHYGKFIIGPSSINEPSLIGKSPTVFINYSTKPVSLYLVVYRALSATICLFVDSKTNLLIDFFKSLDSFLGPQLTTLVSCVAEQCAKHVIVTPESSTKYLYFNKLNLAYKSTIHLDNRRCSNVLTTPEVLRIITDIYNDTNRLKEAGEIIIKTISDYWVIGKLSNLREFFVVIQQKSASILEIDDEVKRLCDKQLKSIFFH is encoded by the exons ATGGTAATG ATTGTTGGTATACCATACGTCTGTAGAGAAAAGGATGGTAACAAATATATGGAATATCAAAATGATGAAGTCTCGAGTAGTGTTTGTCAAGCTATATTAAAACAAACTTATGTTATGTTTCGATTATTTATGGGTTCCTTTGAAACGATAATCAATGATCCTGATTGTGGTTCCATAACTCTATTAAAACATAAACTTGAGCATTTCTTTTCAAGA TACCTgctatcattaaaattaaataacagtGATATTTTGGATGTTTTTCAAGGTTTGCAATTCTTACCTCTTGACAAAATCACATTTTTACAAGTACAATGCTTTATGAATCTTGTAGAAGCAATGTTTTCTCAAGTCAAATATACAGCATTTCTTTACAATGATCAGGTTGTATG gaGTGGATTAGAACCAGAAGATATGCAAgtagtatataattatttagtaAGCACATTATTACCAGCTCATcttgaaaaagaattacaCGGAGGATCAATGCCTCGAAATTCTCCATCACCATTCACAAGTTCCCATTATGGAAA GTTTATTATTGGACCTTCCAGTATCAATGAACCAAGTTTAATAGGAAAATCTCCCAcagttttcattaattattcaacCAAACCTGTATCTTTATATTTAGTTGTGTATCGTGCGTTAAGTGCTACAATATGTCTCTTTGTTGACA GTAAAACAAATCTGTTAATAGACTTTTTTAAGAGTTTAGATAGTTTTCTTGGCCCACAATTAACTACATTAGTTAGTTGTGTGGCTGAACAATGTGCAAAACATGTTATAGTGACACCAGAATCatctacaaaatatttatattttaataaacttaatCTTGCTTACAAAAGTACAATACATTTAGATAATAGAAGGTGTTCTAATGTGTTAACTACTCCTGAAGTATTAAGAATCATTACtgatatatataacgatactaatag ATTAAAAGAAGCTGGTGAGATCATTATTAAAACTATAAGTGATTATTGGGTTATTggaaaattatcgaatttgAGAGAATTTTTTGTTGTAATACAGCAAAAGAGTGCCAGTATTCTAGAGATCGATG ATGAAGTAAAAAGACTTTGTGACaaacaattaaaaagtatatttttccACTGA